The Conger conger chromosome 15, fConCon1.1, whole genome shotgun sequence genome contains a region encoding:
- the LOC133112105 gene encoding BTB/POZ domain-containing protein 10-like isoform X1 yields the protein MLKDANPADKASLFRGAHVACALVPRLISCCFVSNLSCGPDGSQSRAGLPGLEPETKMNVHGGGEHSRDCRRSGDRSRDSSHERTESQLTPCIRNVTSPTRQHNIDREREPSPRPLRAPLGPGTGEGRGPGEMVFVYESTKEGVRSLRAPERVTLIVDNTRFVVDPSIFTAQPNTMLGRMFGSGREHNFTRPNEKGEFEVAEGISSTVFRAILDYYKSGIIRCPDGISIPELREACDYLCISFDYSTIKCRDLSALMHELSNDGARRQFEFYLEEMILPLMVASAQSGERECHIVVLTDDDVVDWDEEYPPQMGEEYSQIIYSTKLYRFFKYIENRDVAKSVLKERGLKKIRLGIEGYPTYKEKVKKRPGGRPEVIYNYVQRPFIRMSWEKEEGKSRHVDFQCVKSKSITNLAAAAADIPQDQLVELHPGPQVDELDILPNHPPPGHSYHSNEPDPDGPSPAV from the exons TTCTCAGAGTCGTGCCGGTCTCCCTGGCCTTGAGCCAGAGACGAAGATGAACGTGCATGGAGGCGGTGAGCACTCCCGAGACTGCCGTCGCTCTGGCGACCGCTCCCGCGACTCCTCTCACGAGCGAACTGAGAGTCAGCTGACCCCCTGCATCAGGAACGTCACCTCGCCCACCCGTCAGCACAATATCG ACCGTGAACGGGAGCCCAGTCCTCGGCCCCTGAGGGCCCCGCTCGGCCCCGGGACCGGCGAGGGGCGGGGCCCAGGCGAGATGGTGTTTGTGTACGAGAGCACCAAGGAGGGGGTGCGCAGTCTGCGGGCCCCCGAGAGAGTGACTCTCATCGTGGATAACACGCGCTTCGTGGTGGAcccctccatcttcactgctcaACCCAACACCATGCTGGGCAG GATGTTCGGGTCTGGAAGGGAACACAATTTCACAAGACCCAACGAGAAGGGGGAGTTCGAGGTGGCTGAGGGAATCAGCTCCACTGTGTTCAGGGCCATCTTG GATTACTACAAATCTGGGATAATCCGCTGCCCCGATGGAATCTCCATCCCGGAGCTGAGGGAGGCATGTgactatctctgcatctccttcGACTACAGCACCATCAAGTGCAGAGACCTCA GTGCCCTGATGCACGAGCTGTCTAACGATGGCGCGCGGCGGCAGTTTGAGTTCTACCTGGAGGAGATGATCCTGCCGCTGATGGTGGCCAGCGCGcagagcggggagagggagtgCCACATCGTGGTGCTGACGGACGACGACGTGGTGGACTGGGACGAGGAGTACCCTCCTCAAATGGGAGAGGAGTACTCACAGA taatatacagtacaaagcTGTACCGGTTCTTCAAGTATATTGAGAATCGGGACGTAGCCAAGTCAGTATTGAAGGAGAGGGGACTGAAGAAGATCCGACTGGGCATTGAAG GTTACCCCACGTACAAGGAGAAGGTGAAGAAGCGTCCGGGCGGGCGGCCGGAGGTGATCTACAACTACGTGCAGCGGCCCTTCATCCGCATGTCctgggagaaggaggagggcaAGAGCCGGCACGTGGACTTCCAGTGCGTGAAGAGCAAGTCCATCACCAACCTGGCGGCCGCGGCCGCGGACATCCCTCAGGACCAGCTGGTGGAGCTGCACCCGGGGCCCCAGGTGGACGAGCTGGACATCCTGCCCAACCACCCTCCGCCCGGCCACAGCTACCACAGCAACGAGCCTGACCCCGACGGCCCCTCGCCGGCTGTCTGA
- the LOC133112105 gene encoding BTB/POZ domain-containing protein 10-like isoform X2 yields MAACPHSYDSNSSDTENWDPKTNSSRPRKLYRHSSSQSRAGLPGLEPETKMNVHGGGEHSRDCRRSGDRSRDSSHERTESQLTPCIRNVTSPTRQHNIDREREPSPRPLRAPLGPGTGEGRGPGEMVFVYESTKEGVRSLRAPERVTLIVDNTRFVVDPSIFTAQPNTMLGRMFGSGREHNFTRPNEKGEFEVAEGISSTVFRAILDYYKSGIIRCPDGISIPELREACDYLCISFDYSTIKCRDLSALMHELSNDGARRQFEFYLEEMILPLMVASAQSGERECHIVVLTDDDVVDWDEEYPPQMGEEYSQIIYSTKLYRFFKYIENRDVAKSVLKERGLKKIRLGIEGYPTYKEKVKKRPGGRPEVIYNYVQRPFIRMSWEKEEGKSRHVDFQCVKSKSITNLAAAAADIPQDQLVELHPGPQVDELDILPNHPPPGHSYHSNEPDPDGPSPAV; encoded by the exons TTCTCAGAGTCGTGCCGGTCTCCCTGGCCTTGAGCCAGAGACGAAGATGAACGTGCATGGAGGCGGTGAGCACTCCCGAGACTGCCGTCGCTCTGGCGACCGCTCCCGCGACTCCTCTCACGAGCGAACTGAGAGTCAGCTGACCCCCTGCATCAGGAACGTCACCTCGCCCACCCGTCAGCACAATATCG ACCGTGAACGGGAGCCCAGTCCTCGGCCCCTGAGGGCCCCGCTCGGCCCCGGGACCGGCGAGGGGCGGGGCCCAGGCGAGATGGTGTTTGTGTACGAGAGCACCAAGGAGGGGGTGCGCAGTCTGCGGGCCCCCGAGAGAGTGACTCTCATCGTGGATAACACGCGCTTCGTGGTGGAcccctccatcttcactgctcaACCCAACACCATGCTGGGCAG GATGTTCGGGTCTGGAAGGGAACACAATTTCACAAGACCCAACGAGAAGGGGGAGTTCGAGGTGGCTGAGGGAATCAGCTCCACTGTGTTCAGGGCCATCTTG GATTACTACAAATCTGGGATAATCCGCTGCCCCGATGGAATCTCCATCCCGGAGCTGAGGGAGGCATGTgactatctctgcatctccttcGACTACAGCACCATCAAGTGCAGAGACCTCA GTGCCCTGATGCACGAGCTGTCTAACGATGGCGCGCGGCGGCAGTTTGAGTTCTACCTGGAGGAGATGATCCTGCCGCTGATGGTGGCCAGCGCGcagagcggggagagggagtgCCACATCGTGGTGCTGACGGACGACGACGTGGTGGACTGGGACGAGGAGTACCCTCCTCAAATGGGAGAGGAGTACTCACAGA taatatacagtacaaagcTGTACCGGTTCTTCAAGTATATTGAGAATCGGGACGTAGCCAAGTCAGTATTGAAGGAGAGGGGACTGAAGAAGATCCGACTGGGCATTGAAG GTTACCCCACGTACAAGGAGAAGGTGAAGAAGCGTCCGGGCGGGCGGCCGGAGGTGATCTACAACTACGTGCAGCGGCCCTTCATCCGCATGTCctgggagaaggaggagggcaAGAGCCGGCACGTGGACTTCCAGTGCGTGAAGAGCAAGTCCATCACCAACCTGGCGGCCGCGGCCGCGGACATCCCTCAGGACCAGCTGGTGGAGCTGCACCCGGGGCCCCAGGTGGACGAGCTGGACATCCTGCCCAACCACCCTCCGCCCGGCCACAGCTACCACAGCAACGAGCCTGACCCCGACGGCCCCTCGCCGGCTGTCTGA
- the LOC133112105 gene encoding BTB/POZ domain-containing protein 10-like isoform X3 produces the protein MNVHGGGEHSRDCRRSGDRSRDSSHERTESQLTPCIRNVTSPTRQHNIDREREPSPRPLRAPLGPGTGEGRGPGEMVFVYESTKEGVRSLRAPERVTLIVDNTRFVVDPSIFTAQPNTMLGRMFGSGREHNFTRPNEKGEFEVAEGISSTVFRAILDYYKSGIIRCPDGISIPELREACDYLCISFDYSTIKCRDLSALMHELSNDGARRQFEFYLEEMILPLMVASAQSGERECHIVVLTDDDVVDWDEEYPPQMGEEYSQIIYSTKLYRFFKYIENRDVAKSVLKERGLKKIRLGIEGYPTYKEKVKKRPGGRPEVIYNYVQRPFIRMSWEKEEGKSRHVDFQCVKSKSITNLAAAAADIPQDQLVELHPGPQVDELDILPNHPPPGHSYHSNEPDPDGPSPAV, from the exons ATGAACGTGCATGGAGGCGGTGAGCACTCCCGAGACTGCCGTCGCTCTGGCGACCGCTCCCGCGACTCCTCTCACGAGCGAACTGAGAGTCAGCTGACCCCCTGCATCAGGAACGTCACCTCGCCCACCCGTCAGCACAATATCG ACCGTGAACGGGAGCCCAGTCCTCGGCCCCTGAGGGCCCCGCTCGGCCCCGGGACCGGCGAGGGGCGGGGCCCAGGCGAGATGGTGTTTGTGTACGAGAGCACCAAGGAGGGGGTGCGCAGTCTGCGGGCCCCCGAGAGAGTGACTCTCATCGTGGATAACACGCGCTTCGTGGTGGAcccctccatcttcactgctcaACCCAACACCATGCTGGGCAG GATGTTCGGGTCTGGAAGGGAACACAATTTCACAAGACCCAACGAGAAGGGGGAGTTCGAGGTGGCTGAGGGAATCAGCTCCACTGTGTTCAGGGCCATCTTG GATTACTACAAATCTGGGATAATCCGCTGCCCCGATGGAATCTCCATCCCGGAGCTGAGGGAGGCATGTgactatctctgcatctccttcGACTACAGCACCATCAAGTGCAGAGACCTCA GTGCCCTGATGCACGAGCTGTCTAACGATGGCGCGCGGCGGCAGTTTGAGTTCTACCTGGAGGAGATGATCCTGCCGCTGATGGTGGCCAGCGCGcagagcggggagagggagtgCCACATCGTGGTGCTGACGGACGACGACGTGGTGGACTGGGACGAGGAGTACCCTCCTCAAATGGGAGAGGAGTACTCACAGA taatatacagtacaaagcTGTACCGGTTCTTCAAGTATATTGAGAATCGGGACGTAGCCAAGTCAGTATTGAAGGAGAGGGGACTGAAGAAGATCCGACTGGGCATTGAAG GTTACCCCACGTACAAGGAGAAGGTGAAGAAGCGTCCGGGCGGGCGGCCGGAGGTGATCTACAACTACGTGCAGCGGCCCTTCATCCGCATGTCctgggagaaggaggagggcaAGAGCCGGCACGTGGACTTCCAGTGCGTGAAGAGCAAGTCCATCACCAACCTGGCGGCCGCGGCCGCGGACATCCCTCAGGACCAGCTGGTGGAGCTGCACCCGGGGCCCCAGGTGGACGAGCTGGACATCCTGCCCAACCACCCTCCGCCCGGCCACAGCTACCACAGCAACGAGCCTGACCCCGACGGCCCCTCGCCGGCTGTCTGA